In Quercus robur chromosome 11, dhQueRobu3.1, whole genome shotgun sequence, the sequence CCATATGGTCGGTTTCTTGTATCAATGTGTATATTCCCCCAGCCACTACATACCATTATGAAAGTAACAAGTGATGAAAACAAGTTGGGAATCACATTAAATTCCTAATGTATAGACTTCGTAACATATATAGCATCAAAGAATAGGAGTTCAAACTTCGAACTTCAAATCATTAGGAAGCGGTATATAATGCTATCCTTGCATCAATTacattctttctttaaaaaaaataaaaataaaatagagagggGATTTGAATAGAAGATGTCACTAAGTTAAAAGACTCATGAcaaataaaataccattatataAGATTTATTACTAGGTCTAATTAGCTACATTTGAGGTTATTTTTGCCATAAAAAAGGAAGACAAATCCatttaatttacccaaaattcgCAAGGAATGGGACTATTTTCCAACCAGTCAACACCAGAAATGAACTGGTACACGGTGAAATTTAATGTATCAATCAAATTCATTATGTGATGCCCTGACCAAGTCACTCTGTCATCTATTGATGAGCCAGGTCCTGTATTAGCATACTCCCCATAATACAGCGTGTCTAATCCTTGATTATCATCATTGGACCACTGCGTCCATCCTACTGGGTCAATAAAGTTGTCAATGTAGGATAGTAGGTAGACTGTCCGAGAGTACATCCTCCATGGCCTTCCTAAGTAGCTTTTTACACTAGAGCTCAAATCCTTTTCAGCTAAAATTTTACAATTCTGGAAAGAGATTCCAGTTGACTCATCTGGGCTATTACGAGACTGTGCTGTGATGACCGTGAATTGACCAGATATTGGCATTCTTGAAACAATGTCACATGATTGAAATACAACCGCTGCGTTCCCAAATATGAAATCTATAGTGCCCTTTATTTCACATTCTCGGTAGAATTGTCGAAATGAATGGACATACAGTGTATCCTCATAACCAATGATGGAGCATTTGTACAATGCAACAAAGTCCTCATTTACTCTCAAAGCAACAGCTTGATGTTTCTCTTCTCCAACTTTGTTCTCAATACGTATGTCTCGAGCCAAAAAGCCTTCTCCAGACACCGCTgcagttcaattttttttatatattactaattagttacaagtaaaagaaaaagggaactTAGAAAAATTCTTaacttagttttaattttatcacAAAAACATATAAACTAATTTGACTTGATATATGAATGGTGTCACATTAACAACAAATAAAGAAGTGTCTGAATTGTTTTTTTAGATATGCTAGGGGTGCCACAAATTCTGCTATATaacttttataaattgatgtcatcaatcacccaaaaaaagaaggaaaagaaaaaagcaatttAGTGGATTCCAGTTAGATCAACTATTAAAGTCTCtgattgttaaataaaagatttgaggttcaatcaccacttacaccaaaaactgattgatgtcttggtctaatgataaaaaactattatcagAAGTGAACATTATaggttaaaacttttttaaaaaaaaaaaaaaaaaaaaagcaattcaAGGCATTCATTTATTAcgtttttaaaattcaaaaataaaattcgtCACTATATCaattatgtagtaaaatttataatattttcacttttttttttttttttggttatatgtgacgttttaatttgtaatattcATGCAATAACATTTCTAATATTTCTAACATCAATTAAATACTTAACTATATCCCAACAAATTAAAGTTTATTTAGCGCTCAAACTTAAAATTTAGAGTATTGTAGCTTAATTGGCATTTTTTGGTGTTCCAACAAACATGCCTAaggtttaaaagaaaaaaaaaaggttaattaattagggaaGGACACAAATTATTagatatataaaagtaaaacaaaaaggCATGCCTGCAATGCAATTGAAGAAATTAGCTAACCATACCAAGGGTTGCAGAGTTGAAAGTGGTCCAACCATCTACCACGCTTCTATTACCAGTAATGATAGTGGCATCAGTTCCGTCTCCACGCAGAAAAATGTTTAGCTTGTAACTTGGGATTACCACATTTTCCTCATAAACTCCTTGTTTCACATAGATCTCTGTTTTAACAATGCTATTGTTTGGAGCAAAGTTGATTGCATCAGTGATGGTGGTGAAGTTTCCAGTTCCACCAGCAGCCACAGTCAGCAGTACCTTGCTCTCACTCTCCAACATCCGAGTCCGACTCTCTAATTTCTTTGAAATCCATGTTGGAACACCCACGTCCACTAGGCGCCTATTATTTTGGCTGTGTTGGCTAATATTTTGGGGGAATTGGCTAGACAGAATTGAAAGAGAATTACTTACATGCTTGTAAGTGTCATGTATGAAATTCAGCAGGGCTGGCTTCAAAGGACCTGAAGCTGAATCGAGGGATTCCAAGCATGTGATCTTGTTGGTGAGTGCTGCGCTAAGGTAAGCTCTTGCATCGGCTAGTTTGCGTTTATTAATGGGTGCATCATTGGTTTGGGACACAGATCTTTGTAAAGAAGACAATGTGATTTGGTGGAGTTCCGTACAGTCCTGGATGGTTCCTCTTTGTTTTTCGATGATATTATTTAAGATTCCGGCCTTGGATAACAAAGTGGAAAGCTTTCTAGACTCATTTGTTGCGGTTTTGAGGGTGTAATGGAAGTAGTAGGCGGTGTTGTTTGGACTGGTAGCCGTTGATATTTCGTGGATGTTGTGTTCCAATGCGTCAAGGCAGACTTCTGGGTATGGTGTGGTTTTGCAGATAGATTCTATGTAGGCAAAATATTCGGAATAGTCCGGAGAATTTGTGGAAGAGGaacaagaagaggaagaagaagaagaagaaggagaagtagaagaagaggaagaggaagaagaagaagaggaagaggaagaagaagaagaatgacaagaagaagaagactgaGAAGAGTCGAGAGCCCATGTTCTTGATAAGCTGAGTGCAGGGAGAAGCAAAAGAAGCTTCAGAATATTGTTGGTGGAGGAAGCCATCAAAGTTTGATgagataaaattaaatgaagacCCACAGAGATTATGAGGGCCTAATTGCTGAGATAAATAATGCCACTGAGAacctgtagcaaaataatttttaaatgtgtgaagtaccgtgggacctatttttaatgaaaaagttattgaaaaatgaaatttgtgggtccgtaaacagtatACGATGTGCATTGATTGActgaaaaaagttaaaaaaagtcaaactttgcggctactgttcattgaacagtgcaaGAACGATAGCCACAAGTCtaaaaaacgcgtgaaaaaaaagaaaaaaaaggaaaaaacgtAGACGCAGACGCGTTGGAAATCAGCCCAATCCGATCATAGCCTaagtaaaaagtttttttgttagaatttgaTTACATAGACTTTTGACGCGTAATAATAGGGTAATGCTATAtacttcctttctctttttcgcGGGAAATCAGTTGAGAGATTTGAGTACgcacatggagattgagcagaGGAACACAGTCAGTGATGCACAGAAATGTGTAACGATTACTTAATTTGTTGTTTATTCTATTTATTTGTCTATTTCTTTACCCCATTTGGAGGTTTATTTGATCAGAATTCAGGAGTGATGGGTGGAAGACTGGAAACTCCCGCTTTGGAACAGCCAAGTCTCCTATTGGAGACAAATGTAAGTGGGACTCTTACAGCATATGGGTAGTTGAGCATGGAAATTTATCGGGTGCTTTCGGAATATGTTACATAGAGTGCTTACTCCCCTTGTATTCATAGTAAATTCTACCATAAATTGAATTACTTGGATCTTATCATGAattgaatttcttgaatttatcATTAATACGAGAAAAGTGAGCATCCCGTTATTGTGCACCACAACATCTAATAAATAATCACTGAGAAGTATTCTTTACCATTTaagatttttcttaattaagaAAATGCATGCGactagataatttttttttattttttttatttttttttacaaaattaaaaagatggAATCTTAAGAGCAAATCACTTTCCATCATGATGAGTTAAATTCTAGCACTAAATGGCCCCAATCAACCTTGGTACTAATGTGTCTCGCACAACTCAAACCCAAGCGCTAAGGACCAATAGATAGTTTTGAAGTGGAATGGTAGGATACCCTCCCTccaaatcattttaaaaataaataaattatactaGTCTCTTGTCCCAAATTTTTGTTTATCTATTCCATATTTGGATGTCCCAAAATGTAGTTCTCTTTGGAaagtcaataaataaaatttctatcctATCTCttactttattttaaaaaaaatggcaaaatttaAGTACAATAATTTAGGTACAGTTCTTTAGGTTGCCTAATTAAATTTCAGCCAcatgtcaaataaaaaaaaaaaaaaattcactaacgATGTCAAAAGCCAGATGACttctgtttaaattttttttcccagccccaCCGAACTTCAACACCCTAACCACTCCAGTCCTCTCTGTCACATGCCCACTACCTCCACCGCCTCTTTCCAGACTCCAAACACATACAAGCTCTTCATGTGTCCTTCCCTACACATCAAATACTCCCAGATTTGAAGAAGTTTGCGTCAGCAAAGAAGACACAAGGCAGAGTTCAGTGACAAAGCTGGTGAATCCAGCAGCGAatcttgtcttttcttttgttgaccAATGAATGATTGGAAACTTTTCTGGCAAGATCACAAAGATTCTCTTagtaaaattttggttttttgggtggatcttttttttaggttttaccttttatgaattgaattttattggggttttggttttgtgtttggattgtTTGGAAATTTTGGTTTTAAGGGATGatatgtttttgggttttgcctACAATTTAAGACCAAAAGTAGACATTTTGGGTGAGAGGGAATAGTCATCGGCAATGTGGTAGAGTAGATTGCGAGTAACGAGCAGGAGTGGGATGATGTTGGAGATGTTGCACAGGAGTTCTGGTggctaggttttcttttcttttcttttttcttttttctttttcatcacaAATAGAGTTAACAATAGTGTTTAAGCCGTTTGTGGCTTTTGACGCCGTTagtgaatattttttatttgatagatGGCTAAAATTTAAATGGAGAACCTAAGAAACTGTACCTAAGatactgtacttaagttttgtccttttAAAAAAGTCAAAGCCATTCTTTGTCTAGAGTTTACACTAATGAAGGTTAGTTTGAACACTAGTACCTTTTGAATGATGCTCCCTTAGAAAATTGGATTTTCTAACAATTTAGGATAAAGAGAGTAGTATTTAACTTGTGTTGAAATATGGCGTTTGAGATGtggtagagttttttttttttttttttaatcatgacatttattttagaataaattGTCAAAATTATGTTATGCTATCCTTCCACTAAAAAGAACCTCTAAAATAAAACCCACTTCATATTGTTAAAGtgaacaaatcaaacaaatttaaaacttgaaattaaaagaatagagaaaagttATTTTTGGCATTGAGGaagtgaaattatttttgccattCAAAGTAGAGTGAAAAGACAA encodes:
- the LOC126706146 gene encoding probable pectinesterase/pectinesterase inhibitor 12 is translated as MASSTNNILKLLLLLPALSLSRTWALDSSQSSSSCHSSSSSSSSFCKTTPYPEVCLDALEHNIHEISTATSPNNTAYYFHYTLKTATNESRKLSTLLSKAGILNNIIEKQRGTIQDCTELHQITLSSLQRSVSQTNDAPINKRKLADARAYLSAALTNKITCLESLDSASGPLKPALLNFIHDTYKHVSNSLSILSSQFPQNISQHSQNNRRLVDVGVPTWISKKLESRTRMLESESKVLLTVAAGGTGNFTTITDAINFAPNNSIVKTEIYVKQGVYEENVVIPSYKLNIFLRGDGTDATIITGNRSVVDGWTTFNSATLAVSGEGFLARDIRIENKVGEEKHQAVALRVNEDFVALYKCSIIGYEDTLYVHSFRQFYRECEIKGTIDFIFGNAAVVFQSCDIVSRMPISGQFTVITAQSRNSPDESTGISFQNCKILAEKDLSSSVKSYLGRPWRMYSRTVYLLSYIDNFIDPVGWTQWSNDDNQGLDTLYYGEYANTGPGSSIDDRVTWSGHHIMNLIDTLNFTVYQFISGVDWLENSPIPCEFWVN